A portion of the Canis lupus baileyi chromosome 38, mCanLup2.hap1, whole genome shotgun sequence genome contains these proteins:
- the OR6K6 gene encoding olfactory receptor 6K6, with translation MTRLETLGNQTMVTEFLFSVFPPLHQGGLLFFIPLLLAYGFIITGNLVIVIVVQLDMALHTPMYFFISVLSFLEVGYTTTTIPKMLSSLVNEQKTISLAGCLLQMYFFHSLGITEGCVLTAMAIDRYVAICSPLRYPTIMTPKLCTQLTAGSCLCGFLLVLPEIAWIATLPFCGPNRIQQIFCDFTPVLSLACTDTSLVVIVDAIHAVEIVASFLAIALSYVRIIVVILGMPSAEGRRKAFSTCAAHLAVFLLFFGSVAVMYLRFSATYSVFWDTAIAVSFVILAPFLNPIIYSLRNKDMKDAIRRFFCRRRRAGGVRG, from the coding sequence ATGACACGGCTGGAGACCCTGGGGAATCAGACTATGGTGACTGAGTTCTTGTTCTCTGTGTTCCCACCTCTGCATCAAGGTGGCCTCCTGTTTTTCATCCCCCTGCTTCTCGCCTATGGATTCATCATCACTGGGAACCTGGTGATAGTCATTGTGGTCCAGCTGGACATGGCCCTGCACACTCCCATGTACTTCTTCATCAGTGTCCTCTCCTTCCTGGAGGTCGGGTACACCACGACCACCATCCCCAAGATGCTCTCCAGCCTGGTCAATGAGCAGAAGACCATCTCTCTGGCCGGCTGCCTCCTGCAGATGTACTTCTTCCACTCCCTGGGCATCACGGAAGGCTGTGTGCTGACAGCAATGGCCATTGACAGGTACGTCGCCATCTGCAGTCCTCTCCGTTACCCGACCATCATGACTCCCAAGCTGTGCACCCAGCTAACAGCTGGGTCCTGCCTCTGTGGCTTCCTCCTTGTGCTCCCTGAGATCGCGTGGATTGCCACCTTGCCTTTCTGTGGCCCCAACAGGATCCAGCAGATCTTCTGTGACTTCACACCTGTGTTGAGCTTGGCCTGCACAGACACATCGCTGGTGGTCATCGTGGACGCTATCCACGCAGTGGAGATCGTGGCCTCCTTCCTGGCCATCGCCCTATCCTACGTCCGGATCATCGTGGTGATTCTGGGGATGCCCTCTGCCGAGGGCCGCCGCAAGGCCTTCTCCACCTGTGCCGCTCACCTTGCTGTGTTCCTGCTCTTCTTCGGCAGTGTGGCTGTCATGTATCTGCGGTTCTCAGCCACCTACTCAGTGTTTTGGGACACAGCAATTGCTGTCAGCTTTGTAATCCTTGCTCCCTTCCTCAACCCCATTATCTACAGCCTGAGAAACAAGGACATGAAAGATGCTATTAGAAGGTTTTTCTGCCGTCGGAGGAGGGCTGGTGGGGTCAGGGGGTAG